GGCGCCGAGGTGATCAAGATCGAACGCCCGGGAACCGGCGATGAATCACGCCACTGGGGGCCGCCGTTTTTCGACGGCGAATCGGCCTACTACCTTTGCTGCAACCGGAACAAGCAGAGCCTTACGCTCAACTTCAAGCACGAACGCGGCCGCGCCATTGTCCGGGAGCTTGCCGGGCGCAGCGACGTACTGATCGAGAACTTTCGTGTCGGCGTCCTGGACAAGCTGGGCCTCGGGTATGCGGATCTTCAGGCTGTCAACCCCCGCCTGGTCTACTGCTCCATCAGCGGCTTCGGGCATACCGGCCCTGACCGCGACTTGGGAAGCTACGACTTTCTGATCCAGGGTCGCAGCGGCCTGATGTCGATTACCGGCGAAGCCGCCGGCCCGCCCCTCAAGGTTGGGGTGGCCATTTCCGACGTCACCGCCGGCCTGTTCGCCTGCAACGCGATCCTGGCCGCCCTGATCGCTCGCGGGCAAACGAACGCCGGTCAGCATCTCGATATCGCACTCTACGATTCACAGGTCGCCTGCATGGCGAATATCGCCAGCAACTACCTCTGTTCGGGCGAGATACCGGCGCGGTGGGGTAACGCGCACAAGAGTATCGTTCCGTACGAGGCGTTCCAGGCGGCCGATGCCTACCTGGTGCTGGCAATCGGCAACGACGAGCAGTGGCGGCAGTTTTGCGCCGCGGCAGGCGTCGCCGAGTGGGCCAAGGATCCGCGCTTTGCGACCAATCCGGCGCGCGTCGCCAATCGGGAGACGCTCATCCCGCTGCTTCATGATCTGATCCACCGCAAGACGGTCGCCGAGTGGCTGAATCTGTGC
Above is a window of Candidatus Methylomirabilis lanthanidiphila DNA encoding:
- a CDS encoding CoA transferase; the protein is MSGALDGIRVLDLSRHLAGPYCGMMLGDLGAEVIKIERPGTGDESRHWGPPFFDGESAYYLCCNRNKQSLTLNFKHERGRAIVRELAGRSDVLIENFRVGVLDKLGLGYADLQAVNPRLVYCSISGFGHTGPDRDLGSYDFLIQGRSGLMSITGEAAGPPLKVGVAISDVTAGLFACNAILAALIARGQTNAGQHLDIALYDSQVACMANIASNYLCSGEIPARWGNAHKSIVPYEAFQAADAYLVLAIGNDEQWRQFCAAAGVAEWAKDPRFATNPARVANRETLIPLLHDLIHRKTVAEWLNLCAGADVPAGPVNTIDKVFADPQALARGMLVRMPHPALGTVPLAGTPLNLSATPAQMRLPPPLLGEHTDAILASLLGLDADTIAELRRNGVV